The DNA sequence TGCGAACGCCAATGCGAAAGGGTCAGCTTTGCTACGGTCGTCACATCCGTCGGCGGCAAAGGAGCCTCAGATGAGCGCGACACCATATCCCCGCCGCACCGTCGCGCTGAAGCAGCGGCGTAGCCCAGCCGCCCTGGTGCCGCAGGGCCGCACCGTCGGCCTGGTGCCGCCGCGCCGCACCGTCGCCCTGATGCCGCCGCGCCGCACCGTCGCCCGGATGCCGCCGCGCAGCCCAGCCGCCCTGGTGCCGCATGGCCGCACCGTCGCCCTGATGCCGCCGCGCAGCCCCGCCGCCCTGATGCCGCCGCGCAGCCCCGCCGCCCTGACATCGCCGCGGCACCAAGATCTCGCGGCGCCGACCAGATCTCGGCTCCGCAAAGGCTCGGCGAGCGCCGACAGTACGGTTTTTGACGGAATCGGCGCGATTTTCATCAGAAACCGTACGTTCGCGATCCGAGTGGCGGTCACGGCCACAGCGCTCGCCGCCGGCGCGCTGGCCGCCGGGACCGCATGGGCCGCACCGATGGCCGCAGCGGTCGATGCAGCGGTCAGGGCACCCGTCCCGACACAAGGGCCGACGGGTCCGCTCGATCCCGCGTGCGCGCAGACACCGCTGGATCCGGTGTGCCAGGGCGGTCCGTACTACCAGGGCCCGCCAACCGGACCGGCAGACCCTCGGTGCGCCGCCATGCCCAACGACCCGGTGTGTCAGGGCGGCCCCTACGCCGCCCCGACACCTCCTCCGCCGCCGGCTCCCGCGCCACCGGCAATGCCGCCACCCGCCGCGGCCCCGCCAGTCATGCCACCGATCGCGCCCCCGCCCGTGACACCACCCGTCGCACCGCCACCGGTCTCGCCTCCACCGGCGATCGCACCGCCGCCGATGGCACCTCCGGCGATCGCACCGCCGCCGATGGCACCTCCGGTGATCGCACCGCCCCCGGTGGCACCACCGGCGATCGCACCACCGCCGATGGCACCTCCGCCCGTAGCACCACCGCCCGCCATGTCCGCGCCGGTGATCGCACCGCCCCCGGTGGCACCGCCGCCGGTCATGCCGTCCACCGGTGGCCTCAGCGGCATGCCCGGCTCGATCTGAGAACCCCATCTGACGACGATGCCGCGCTGCGGGGCAGTCGTCCCCACGGCGGGGTGACGTGCAGACCGGGACTGCACCGTGTTCTAGTCGACGGGTGCTGAAGTACACCCACGTCGAGAACCTCACCACGGCCGACGTCGAACGGTTGCGGTCCTTGTACGAGCCGCTCACCCGAGCGGTGCGCGAACTGATCGACGCCACCATCCGCACCGAGGCCGACGCCGAGGCCGTCACGGCCGCGACCGCGCAGATCGACGCCGCCACCGCGCGTCTGCGCAGCAGTCAGCTCGACGGGGCCTTCGGCGTCCGGTTCGTCACCGACGGAGACCCGATGCCGTGGGGCAACGCCGTCATCGGGGTGCGCAACCCGTCCGCCCCGCCGCTGGTGATCCGCAAGGTCTCTGACGGTCCCGCGAGCACGGACCGATACGTCACCAGCGACTTCTACCTCGGTGCAGCGTTCGAGGGCCCGCCCGGACATGTCCACGGCGGGGTATCGGCGATGCTGCTCGACCACGTGCTCGGCGACGCGGTGAGCACGCCCGGCGTCCACCGACTGACCGGCACCATCACGGTCCGCTACCGCCGCCTGACCCCGCTCGGGCGACTGCACGCCGAAGCCCGGATCACCCACACAGACGGGTTCAAAACCTATGCCTCCGGCCACATCGCCGACGCCGACGGCATCACGGTGGAAGCAGAGGGAGTCTTCATCGAACCGCGATGGGCCCGCGCGTGACGGCGATCCCCGTCACGTTGCGGGTGATCGCGCCCACTTCGGCGGCCAGCACGCGAGCCGCACCTTCGTGGGCTCCGCGGCGGGGCACGACGTCGCGCAGGCGCTTGTCCGCGGCTTCCAGGTCGGTGACGTCCACCGTCCACGGAGACGCCGCGGTAGGAGGGTCCCCGCACAGCGCCTCCACGTATTCGTCCACCGCCAGCACGAATTCGCCGTTCCACGCCGCCGCGGGCCGGTCGGGCAGCGAAGCTTCCAGAGCGGTACAGGACGCCGTCACGGCATTGAGTGCCGTCCGGTAGGCGCCCATCCACCGACGCAGGTCACGAGAATCCATTCGGGTGGCACCGGCAGCGGCCTCGAACGCCGCGCGGGCCCGGAACGCGCGTTGCCACGCGGCGGACAACGCGTCGGCCGGACTGTCGATCTCGTGGACATAGGCCTTGATCACCACCGCGGCGTAGTCCACCTCGGTCTTGAGCAACTCGCCGGCCCGCTGCGCGAGCCTGGTGAGCGCGTCGTCGGGAAGCAGTACGTGGGCCAGCACGGCGAGGCCGCCACCGATCAGGGCGCCCAACAGCCGGTCGTCGGTGGTCGGCGCGGGCCCGACCTGCTCGAGGCCGATCAAGAACACCACCGCCGCCGTCAGGGCAGCCGACGACGCCAGATAACCGAGACCGGCGGAAGCGTAGGCCGCCCCGACGAAGACGATGGCCAGCACCGCCGTCACCACGACGCCGGGAGTCAGCAGGACCAGCACCACCGATGCCACCGCGATGCCGGCCAGGGTCCCGGCGATCCGGCCGGCGCAGCGGGTGTAGGTGTGCGCGGTCTCCGGACGCAGAACCATCAGCACCGTCAGCGGTATCCAGTAGCCGTGGGCGATCCCGGTGTACCGCTGCATCGCACAGCCGACCGCGACCGCCACGCTGAGGCGCACTGCGTGGCGGAAGACCGGCGAATGGCGGTTGAGGTGGCCACGCATCAGCGCGAGGGCCGAGCGCACCGAGGTTCGCACCTCCGGCCGTCTGAGCCGCACAGCCTCGGGGGAGGAAGGCAGAAACTCCCCGAGCCGGATGGCGACCGCTTCATGCACCAGCCGGGTCAGGCGATGCACCACAGGCGATTCGGAATCCACCGCCGCATCCAGCCGGGAGATCGCCGCCTCGGCGTCGGCGCGGGCGCTACGGCGGGTTTGGGCTACGGCGGCGAGCGTGTCCGCCACCGCGTCCAGGACCTCCCGGGGTCGCGCGTCCGCTGCCACGCCGTCCAACTCGGCCAGCGTCGCGGCGATCCGCTCGGGCAGGCCATACCAGCTGCGGTAGTCCGCGGTGTGGCGCTTCGCCTGGACGTCGGCCGCGGTGAACGCGGCACGCAACGAGATCAGCGGCTCGGGATCGACAGCGGACACGCCGTCGCCGGTTCCCTCGGCGATCCGCCGGGCATCGGCGGCCAGCGAGCGATAGGCGTTGGCGAGAGCATCGCGCTGGACGCGCCAGCGCCGTTGCGGCCAGACGGCAATCAACGCCGCCTGGATCAGTCCGCCGACGAAGGCCAGTCCCGCAGTCGCCAATGCCGACCACACAGTCGGCGTGATCGGCGGCGCGACAACCAGAATCGCCGCCGAGGCCGCGCCGATCAGCCCCGCGTTGGCACTGAGGGCCCACGGCATCGCCGCGGCCAGACACCAGAGTGCTGCGGCGAGCACGAAGACGGGGGAGTAGCCGGACGCGGCGGCACCGATGAGAGCGGCGAACCCCAGCACCGTCGACGCGCCGACGGCCAGCTGGACACGCGCGCGGGGGCTTTCCTGCAACGCCACCGCGCCTGTCACAGCCCCCGCCGCGGCGGCCGCGGTCGCGGCCCCCGGTGGTCCCCACTGCGCGGCGACCACCCCTACGGCGATCACCCCGAGCAGGCTGCGCAGGACCGCGGCGGCGTCCGGCACCCCCGGACGCAGCGTAAGGCCCTTCATCATCGGTCCATTCTGTCCCGGGCTATGTTCGGCACGTGGAGAAAGTCATCATCACGCTTCGGGGTACCCCGGGTGACGAGGCCTGGTGCACCGGGTTGCGCACCGACGCCGCGCAGACACTTCTCGAATCCGGGTTGGCCGGCGTGGCCGTCAACGTCCGCGACGACGCGGTCACCGATTCCCTCATGACCCTCACCACCCTCGACCCGCCCGCCATCGCCGTCGTCAGCCTCTGGACCCAGCAGTGCTACGGCGAGCAGATCCGTACCGCCACCGAGCTGCTGGCGGGTCTCTGCCAGCAGGTGTCTGCCTACCTGGTCACCGAATCGGTCCCGCTGCCACCGCCCCCCACCGCACCAGGAGAACGCACCCCGGGCCTGGCGAACGTCGCGATGCTGCGCCGACCGTCCGATCTGGACCAGGCGACGTGGCTTCATCGCTGGCAGCACGACCACACCCAGGTCGCCATCGACACCCAGGCCACTTTCGGCTACGTCCAGAACACGGTGGTGCGCGCACTGACCGACGACGCGCCGGTCTTCGCGGCCATCGTCGAAGAGCTGTTCCCCCTTGCCGCGACGACCGACCTGCACGCCTTCTTCGGTGCGGCCGACGACGCCGAGCTCAGCGACCGGATGGCGCGAATGGTGGCCAGCACCTCTGCATTCGGTGCCAACCGCGACATCGACACCGTCCCGACGAGTCGATACGTGCTGCGCGATCCGTTCGCGCCGGCCGATACGCTGCAGCGGTGACTCTGCAGATCAGCGACGACAACCGGGTCCGCACTCTGGTCCTGGACCGGCCCGAGGCCCTCAACGCGTTCAACGAGGAGCTCTACCTCGCCACCGCCACCGCGCTGCGGGAGGCCGACGCCGATCCCGACGTCGCCGTGGTCCTGCTGACCGGCGCAGGCCGAGCGTTCAGCGCGGGCAACGATCTCAAAGAGATGGAGGCGCGGATCACCGATCCGCAGATGAGCGACCAGGGCAGCCATTTCACGACGATGATCAGTGCGCTGACCGACCTGACCAAGCCGTTGGTGTGCGCGGTCAACGGGGTCGGGGTGGGCATCGGCACCACGGTTCTCGGGTACGCGGACCTGGTGTTCATGTCCTCAACCGCGCGGCTGAAGTGCCCGTTCACCAGCCTGGGGGTCGCGCCGGAGGCGGCCTCGTCGTATCTGCTGCCGCAGTTGATCGGCCGTCAGAACGCGGCGTGGATGCTGCTGTCGTCGCAGTGGGTCGACGCCGCAGAGGCGCTGCGCATGGGCATCGCGTGGAAGGTCTGCGAACCCGACGAGCTGCTACCCGAGGCCCGGCGACATGCCGAAATCATTGCTGCGCAATCGATTCCCAGTCTTGTCGCGGTGAAGAGCACGCTCACCGAGCCGTTCCGGGACGGCATCGAGGCTGCTACCGCGCGGGAGAACGCGCAGTTCGAGATGCTCCTCGGTGGTGCGGCCAACGCGGCGGCCCTGGCGGACTTCACCGGCCGGGGCAAGTCCTAGCGACTGACCCGATTGGGTGCACAGTCGGCGAAATGGGCTTCGATGATCGACCGCAGCGTACGGCGGCAGCGGCCACAGTCACCGCCGGCACCGCAGGCCTCGGCGATCTCCTTGGAGGTGCGTGCGCCGTTGGCCACCACTTCGCTCACCGCGTGACTGGTGGTTCCGGTGCACAGGCAGACGAACACGGCTACTCCTGCGCGCCGACGCTCATCAGATGGGCGAACCGGCCGACGAACCGCGTCGGATAGGCACCCATGCCGGCGTTGCACATCCACTCGGCAGCCGCGTCGGGATGCTCGATCCACTGACGCGCGCTGACCTCGCTGTCGATCTCCTGCAGTATCAGGACTTCCTGTCCGTCGTCGAGGGCGCGGTACACCCAGATCTTGCGCACGCCGCCTTGCTTGAAGCGCTCGAGACCGTCGTGGATCTTGACCATCAGTTCCGACACGTCGTCGACCGACGACATCACGCCGACGACGACGCGACCGACATGACGCTCGGATCCGGCCCCGTACAGGTCGATCTTCTCGACGACCTCGCCGCCGAAAATCGGGGGAATGTCATCAGCGCCGGAAATATTGAACCATTCGAAAATAGCCGGCGAGCGCAGCACTTCCCTGATCGAGCGGGCCTGCCGAATTCCGATGGTGACCAGTACCCGGCGCGGCTCCCAGATGGATTCGTAAACCACGACGTGATGCGCCCCGATAGTGGAAAGACCATCTCGGTGCTTTTCCAGCCATTCCCACATCAACTCGAGGTCGTCGACGCGAAAATCACAGGCGAGAATGAACGAGTGCAGATCGTACTCGTCCATTGGTGACCCTTGCCTTTCTTGGTCGGCCTCAGCTGTTAGCCGAGTCTAACCTTACTTAGCCTAGGCAGTCCAGACTCCAGCGCGGTTACCCGGGAGGTCTCGGCCGAAATCCCGCTCACCGACCCGAAAACATGCCTCACACAGCGGTAATGGCGCGCGCTGCGTGCCGCGCGTGCACTAGATTGAAGATGCTCGCGTACCACCGTGCAGATAGCGCACGCGGACATCGACAACGTGTTTAGGAGCAGCCATGCAAGGCGATCCCGAGGTTCTGAAATTGCTCAACGAGCAATTGACGAGCGAATTGACGGCGATCAACCAGTATTTCCTCCATTCCAAGATGCAGGACAATTGGGGTTTCACTGAACTGGCTGCGCATACGCGCAAAGAATCGTTCGAGGAAATGGTTCACGCCGAGGAGATCACCGATCGAATCCTCATTCTCGACGGTCTGCCCAACTACCAGCGGCTGTTCTCGCTGCGCGTCGGGCAGACGCTGCGCGAGCAGTTCGAAGCCGATCTGGCGATCGAGTACGAGGTCGTCGGGCGCCTCAAGCCAGGCATCCTGATGTGCCGCGAGAAGGGCGACGCCACCTCGGCGAACCTGTTCGAGAAGATCCTCGCCGACGAGGAACTGCACATCGACTACCTGGAAACGCAGCTCGAGCTGATGGGCAAGATGGGCGAAGAGCTCTACATGGCCCAGTGCGTGTCCCGCCCGCCGCAATAGCGGTTCGTCGCGGGCCCCGGCGGCTACCCCCGCCTAGCGCGGTAACTTCCATAGGACATCTAACGATGTAGGTGGAGAGTTCCTCGCGCCCCGAAAGGCAGGTATGACAGGCAGCCCCGCGACCAGCGCCGAACACCCCGAACACGCCGAACCCGCCCAGGTCGGCTCGCAGCGGCGCAATCTGATCTTCATCGCCGTTCTGCTCGGCATGCTGCTGGCGGCACTGGATCAGACCATCGTGGCCACCGCGCTACCCACGGTGGTGGCCGATCTCGGCGGCGCCGGACACCAGGCCTGGGTGGTGACCAGCTACCTGCTCGCGTCGACCATCGTCACGGCCATCGTGGGCAAGCTCGGGGACCTGTTCGGGCGCAAGGCCGTCTTCACCGTCGCGGTGCTGTTCTTCCTGGGCGGATCGGTGCTGTGCGGCATCTCGTCCTCGATGACGATGCTGGTCGCCTCCCGGGCGCTACAGGGCATCGGTGGCGGCGCGATCATGGTGACGGCGATGGCGCTGATCGGCGAGGTGATCCCGCTGCGCGATCGGGGCAGGTATCAGGGCGCGCTGGGTGCGGTGTTCGGCGTGACGACGGTGATCGGCCCCCTTCTGGGCGGATACTTCACCGATCACCTCAGCTGGCGCTGGGCGTTCTGGATCAACATCCCCGTCGCCCTGGTCGTGCTCGCCGTGGCCACCGTGGCGATCCCGGCGCTGGGGCAGCGGACCCGGCCGGCCATCGACTACGCCGGCATCGCGACCATAGGCCTCGGCGCGTCCGGGCTGACGCTGGCCACCAGCTGGGGCGGAAGCACCTACGCATGGTCGTCGCCGATGATCATCGGTCTGTTCGTCGGCTCTGCGGTGATGCTGGCCCTGTTCGTCTGGGTCGAGTTGCGCGCCGACGAACCCGTGCTGCCCATCCGGTTGTTCGCCAGCCCCGTGTTCACCGTGTGCTGTGTGCTCGCCTTCATCGTCGGTTTCGCGATGCTGGGTGCGCTGACCTTCCTGCCGACCTTCATGCAGTTCGTCGACGGTGTCTCGGCCACCGAGTCCGGCCTGCGCACGTTGCCGATGGTGGGCGGGTTGTTGCTGACCTCCATGGGCAGCGGCATGTTGGTCAGCCGCACCGGTCGCTACAAGGTGTTCCCCGTCGTCGGCACCGCGGTCATGGCGGTGGGATTCGTGCTGCTGTCGCAGATGGACGCCGGCACCCCGGTACTCCAGCAGAGCGCCTACCTGTTCGTGCTCGGAGCCGGGATCGGGTTGTGCATGCAGGTACTGGTGCTGATTGTGCAGAGCACCGCCAACTTCGCCGACCTCGGCGTCGCGACGTCGGGCGTGACGTTCTTCCGCACCATCGGAAGTTCGTTCGGTGCGGCCATCTTCGGGTCGCTGTTCGCCAACTTCCTGGAAAGCCGCATCGCCACCGCGCTGGCAGTCAGCGGCGCCCCTGCCGAGGCGGCACAGTCTCCGCAGGCCCTGCAGCGTCTGCCCGACGACGTCGCCGCGCCGATCATCAACGCCTACGCCGACTCGCTCGGCCTGGTGTTCCTGTGCGCGGCGCCGGTGGCCGTGATCGGATTCCTGGTCGCACTGACCCTCAAGGAAGTTCCCCTGCGTGACCTCGACCCGGCTGCGGGTGTCGACCTCGGGGAGGGCTTCGGCATGCCTCAGATGGAGACCCCGGAGGAGATTCTGGAGACCGCGGTGGGCCGGCTGGTGCGTCATTCACCCGACATCCGGCTGCGCAGCATCGCGGGCCGACACGGCTGTGTGTCCGACCTCGCCCTGCTGTGGGGCCTGATCCAGATCTACCGGCACAGTCAGGTGTTCGGTTCGGCCACCCTGTCGGCGATCGCAGACCGGCTCAGAGTGCCCGCCGAAGTACTCGAACCGACGTTCACGCGCCTGGTCGATTCCGGCTACGCGTTGCGCACCGGCGACCGCATGTGGCTCACCCAGGCCGGGGCCGGTCAGGTCGCCGCGGCGACCGGCGCGCTCGTGAGCCGAATCGTCGAGAAGCTCGCGTCGTCGCCACTTTTCGAGGGACGTCCCGACCGCTCCGATGTCGAGGCGGCGCTGGAGAGAATCGCGGCGCGACTGCTGGTGCAGCGCGAGTGGGATGACCGGGGTGCGGTGCCCGAGACCGCTACGCCCGCGCGGTGACGCGGCGTACGATGCGGCCATGAGCCGAATCGGAGACTTCGCCGACGACGACGTGACCGGTTTCGCGGTCACCTCTCCCGATCTCGGTGCCGCGATGGCGAACTTCAGCCACGCCGTCTACACCAAGGGCAGGCTGCCGCTGCGGGTGCGGGAAGCGGCCCGCATCGTGATCGCCCACGCCAACGAATGCGTAGTGTGCCAGAACACCCGCGACGGCACCGGTGACGCCGCCGGCGTTGACGAGGATCTCTACGAGCACGCGGCCGAGTGGCGGACGTGGCCGGGGTACAGCGACGCCGAGCGCATCGCGATGGAGTTCGCACACCGGTTCGCCACCGATCACACCGGCCTTCGTGACGACGACGACTTCTGGCGGCGCGCCGCCGAACATTTCGACGACGCGCTGATCACCGATCTGGCGATCTCCTGTGCGATGTGGGTGGGCATGGGTCGGGTGTTGCGCACCCTCGACATCGGGCAGGCCTGCAAGATCACGCTGTAGAGTTCGGCCGACCCGCGCACCCGGCTGCTGGTATGAATGGCTGACATGGCAGCCAAACCGCTCGCCGCCGCGGCCATCGCACAACTCGAGTCCGATGGAGTGGCGACCCTCATCGGGACCGTCGTCAATCCGGCGGGTCTCATCCACGCCAAGACAGTGCCGTTGCGCCGAATGAGCTCGTTCGCCGATCCGGGTCTGGGCGCCAGTCCGGTCTGGCATGTCTTCGCGATCGACCAGGCGGGCATCGTGTTCAGCGAGTCCACCGGCGTGGTCGGCGACCAGCGCATCCGTATCGACCTGGGAGCGCTGCGCATCCTGGGCAACGGATTCGCCTGGGCGCCAGGCTCATTCTTCGACCAGGACGGCGAGCCCGACCCGTACTGCACCCGGGGCGCGCTGGCCGCCGTCACGAAACGCCTCGACGACGCCGGATACAGCGCGGTGGTGGGCCACGAGATCGAATTCATGCTGGTCGGCCCAGACGGTGCACGTTTGCCGCAGCACCTGTGGGCTCAGTACGGGCTGGCCGGCGTGCTCGAACACGAGGGATTCGTCCGAGACGTGACGGCCGCGGCCACCAGTTCGGGGGTGGCGATCGAGCAGTTTCACCCCGAATACGGAGCCAACCAGTTCGAGATCTCGTTGGCCCCGTTGGCGCCGGTCGCCGCCGCCGACCAGCTGACGCTGATGCGCATCATCATCGGCCGAGTCGCCAGGTCGTACGGAATGCGCGCGAGCCTTTCTCCCGTCCCGTTCGCCGGTAGCGTGGGTTCTGGTGCGCACCAGCACTTTTCGCTGAAACGCGGCGACACACCGGTGTTCTCCGGGGGCGGGCTCCCTGGCGGCTTGACCGCGGAGGGGTCGTCGGCGATCGCCGGTGTGCTCGGCGGGCTTGCCGAGGCGCAGGGCGTGTTGTGCGGCTCGATCCTGTCCGGGCTGCGCATGCAGCCCGGCAGCTGGTCGGGTGCCACGCTGTGCTGGGGCACCGAAAACCGTGAAGCCGCTGTGCGTTTCCTGCCCGGCGGTTCGGCCAACCCCTACGGCGCCAACGTCGAGGTCAAGGTCGTCGATCCCTCCGCGAACCCCTACCTCGCGTCCGCGGTGATCCTGGGTCTGGCTCTCCACGGCATCGAGCAGGGCCTCACCGCGCCGGGTGAGATCGCGGTCGACCCGGCCTCGTTGTCCGATTCCCAACGCGCCGAGGCGGACCTGCGGGTGCTGAGCACCGACCAGTCCGAGATTCTCGACGCGTTGAACGGCTCGGCCATGATCCGAGGCATCCTCGGCGACCCGGTGGTCGACGCCGTCGTCGCGGTACGCCGATATGAACGCGACAACTTCGCCGACCTGAGCACCGAGGAACTGGCCGAGAAGTTCCGGCTGGCCTGGAGCGTGTGAATGTCGGCGCTGCACGAGCACCTCGGCGCAGTGCCTCTGATCGACCATCACGTCCACGGGTGCTGGCTGCAGCCGCGGGACCGCACCACGTTCGAGAACGCGCTCAACGAGGCGAACACCGAGCCGCTGGCCGACTTCGACTCGGGTTTCGACACCCAGCTGGGTTTCGCGGTCCGGGCGCACTGTGCCACGGCACTCGGTCTGGCCCGTCACGCCGAGGCCGACGACTACTGGGATCGGCGCACCGCGGTGCCCGAGGCCCAGCTCGCCCACCACTTCCTGGCGGCCGCCGGTGTCTCCGACTGGCTCGTCGACACCGGCACCCCAGGCGTGGCGTCGCTCGGTGAGCTGTCCGGATTGGCGGTCGGCGGGGTCTACGAAGTGGTCCGCCTGGAATCGATCGCCGAGGAGGCCGCGGCGCGACCGGGCGATTACGCCGCGGCGTTCGACGAGATCCTCGCCGACCGGGCCCGAACCGCGGTGGGCACCAAGTCGGTGCTGGCCTACCGGGGCGGATTCGTCGGCGAACTGTCCGACCCCGCGCCAGGGGAGGTTGCCGAGGCGGCCGCACGCTGGCGCGACGCTGGTGGCGTTCGCCTCACCGACCGGGTGCTGCTGCGGTTCGGACTGCACCGCGCGGTGCGGCTCGGGAAGCCGCTGCAGCTGCATGTCGGCTTCGGCGATCGCGACGCGGACCTACAGGCGGCCAATCCGCTTCACCTGCTCGACTTCTTGCGGGGCAGCGGTCCGACCCCGGTGATGCTGCTGCACTGTTACCCCTACGAGCGCGAAGCCGGCTACCTGGCGCAGGCATTCAACAACGTCTACCTCGACGGTGGTCTGGCGATCAACTATCTGGGCGCCCGGTCGCCGGCGTTCATCGAGCGGCTGCTCGAGATGGCCCCGTTCCGCAAGATCCTCTACTCTTCGGACGGCTACGGGCCGGCCGAACTGCACTATCTCGGCGCCAGGCTGTGGCGTAGCGGCATGACACTCGCGTTGCAGCGCTTCATCGACTCAGGGGAGTGGAGCGTCACCGACGCGCGCCGCGTGGTCGACCTGATCGCCCACGAAAACGCCCGGCGTGTCTACGAATTGAGCTAACGCACCCCGCGCAGGAGCCGGCCCGGCCGCGCCCCGGTGTCCACGCCGTGCCGCCGGGTGATCACCCCGCTCACCACGGTCGCGTCGTAACCGCGGGCGCCCTGGACCAGGCGCCGCCCGCCCGCGGGCAGGTCGTAGGCCATGCGCGGCACGTCCAGTTGCAGCGCCTGCATGTCGATGACGTTGATGTCGGCCTTCTTGCCCACCGCCAGCACACCGCGGTCGGAGAGCCCGTAGAGCGTGGCCGTGTCCAGGGTCTGCTTGCGCACCACGTATTCCAGCGAGAACCGCGGTCCGCGGTGCCGGTCGCGGGCCCAGTGCGTCAACAGGAAGGTCGGGTAGGACGCGTCGCAGATCAAGCCGCAGT is a window from the Mycolicibacterium poriferae genome containing:
- a CDS encoding PaaI family thioesterase, translating into MLKYTHVENLTTADVERLRSLYEPLTRAVRELIDATIRTEADAEAVTAATAQIDAATARLRSSQLDGAFGVRFVTDGDPMPWGNAVIGVRNPSAPPLVIRKVSDGPASTDRYVTSDFYLGAAFEGPPGHVHGGVSAMLLDHVLGDAVSTPGVHRLTGTITVRYRRLTPLGRLHAEARITHTDGFKTYASGHIADADGITVEAEGVFIEPRWARA
- a CDS encoding FUSC family protein — protein: MMKGLTLRPGVPDAAAVLRSLLGVIAVGVVAAQWGPPGAATAAAAAGAVTGAVALQESPRARVQLAVGASTVLGFAALIGAAASGYSPVFVLAAALWCLAAAMPWALSANAGLIGAASAAILVVAPPITPTVWSALATAGLAFVGGLIQAALIAVWPQRRWRVQRDALANAYRSLAADARRIAEGTGDGVSAVDPEPLISLRAAFTAADVQAKRHTADYRSWYGLPERIAATLAELDGVAADARPREVLDAVADTLAAVAQTRRSARADAEAAISRLDAAVDSESPVVHRLTRLVHEAVAIRLGEFLPSSPEAVRLRRPEVRTSVRSALALMRGHLNRHSPVFRHAVRLSVAVAVGCAMQRYTGIAHGYWIPLTVLMVLRPETAHTYTRCAGRIAGTLAGIAVASVVLVLLTPGVVVTAVLAIVFVGAAYASAGLGYLASSAALTAAVVFLIGLEQVGPAPTTDDRLLGALIGGGLAVLAHVLLPDDALTRLAQRAGELLKTEVDYAAVVIKAYVHEIDSPADALSAAWQRAFRARAAFEAAAGATRMDSRDLRRWMGAYRTALNAVTASCTALEASLPDRPAAAWNGEFVLAVDEYVEALCGDPPTAASPWTVDVTDLEAADKRLRDVVPRRGAHEGAARVLAAEVGAITRNVTGIAVTRGPIAVR
- a CDS encoding EthD domain-containing protein — encoded protein: MEKVIITLRGTPGDEAWCTGLRTDAAQTLLESGLAGVAVNVRDDAVTDSLMTLTTLDPPAIAVVSLWTQQCYGEQIRTATELLAGLCQQVSAYLVTESVPLPPPPTAPGERTPGLANVAMLRRPSDLDQATWLHRWQHDHTQVAIDTQATFGYVQNTVVRALTDDAPVFAAIVEELFPLAATTDLHAFFGAADDAELSDRMARMVASTSAFGANRDIDTVPTSRYVLRDPFAPADTLQR
- a CDS encoding enoyl-CoA hydratase/isomerase family protein, whose amino-acid sequence is MTLQISDDNRVRTLVLDRPEALNAFNEELYLATATALREADADPDVAVVLLTGAGRAFSAGNDLKEMEARITDPQMSDQGSHFTTMISALTDLTKPLVCAVNGVGVGIGTTVLGYADLVFMSSTARLKCPFTSLGVAPEAASSYLLPQLIGRQNAAWMLLSSQWVDAAEALRMGIAWKVCEPDELLPEARRHAEIIAAQSIPSLVAVKSTLTEPFRDGIEAATARENAQFEMLLGGAANAAALADFTGRGKS
- a CDS encoding (2Fe-2S)-binding protein is translated as MFVCLCTGTTSHAVSEVVANGARTSKEIAEACGAGGDCGRCRRTLRSIIEAHFADCAPNRVSR
- a CDS encoding fatty-acid--CoA ligase, translated to MDEYDLHSFILACDFRVDDLELMWEWLEKHRDGLSTIGAHHVVVYESIWEPRRVLVTIGIRQARSIREVLRSPAIFEWFNISGADDIPPIFGGEVVEKIDLYGAGSERHVGRVVVGVMSSVDDVSELMVKIHDGLERFKQGGVRKIWVYRALDDGQEVLILQEIDSEVSARQWIEHPDAAAEWMCNAGMGAYPTRFVGRFAHLMSVGAQE
- the bfr gene encoding bacterioferritin; amino-acid sequence: MQGDPEVLKLLNEQLTSELTAINQYFLHSKMQDNWGFTELAAHTRKESFEEMVHAEEITDRILILDGLPNYQRLFSLRVGQTLREQFEADLAIEYEVVGRLKPGILMCREKGDATSANLFEKILADEELHIDYLETQLELMGKMGEELYMAQCVSRPPQ
- a CDS encoding MDR family MFS transporter, whose product is MTGSPATSAEHPEHAEPAQVGSQRRNLIFIAVLLGMLLAALDQTIVATALPTVVADLGGAGHQAWVVTSYLLASTIVTAIVGKLGDLFGRKAVFTVAVLFFLGGSVLCGISSSMTMLVASRALQGIGGGAIMVTAMALIGEVIPLRDRGRYQGALGAVFGVTTVIGPLLGGYFTDHLSWRWAFWINIPVALVVLAVATVAIPALGQRTRPAIDYAGIATIGLGASGLTLATSWGGSTYAWSSPMIIGLFVGSAVMLALFVWVELRADEPVLPIRLFASPVFTVCCVLAFIVGFAMLGALTFLPTFMQFVDGVSATESGLRTLPMVGGLLLTSMGSGMLVSRTGRYKVFPVVGTAVMAVGFVLLSQMDAGTPVLQQSAYLFVLGAGIGLCMQVLVLIVQSTANFADLGVATSGVTFFRTIGSSFGAAIFGSLFANFLESRIATALAVSGAPAEAAQSPQALQRLPDDVAAPIINAYADSLGLVFLCAAPVAVIGFLVALTLKEVPLRDLDPAAGVDLGEGFGMPQMETPEEILETAVGRLVRHSPDIRLRSIAGRHGCVSDLALLWGLIQIYRHSQVFGSATLSAIADRLRVPAEVLEPTFTRLVDSGYALRTGDRMWLTQAGAGQVAAATGALVSRIVEKLASSPLFEGRPDRSDVEAALERIAARLLVQREWDDRGAVPETATPAR
- a CDS encoding carboxymuconolactone decarboxylase family protein; translated protein: MSRIGDFADDDVTGFAVTSPDLGAAMANFSHAVYTKGRLPLRVREAARIVIAHANECVVCQNTRDGTGDAAGVDEDLYEHAAEWRTWPGYSDAERIAMEFAHRFATDHTGLRDDDDFWRRAAEHFDDALITDLAISCAMWVGMGRVLRTLDIGQACKITL